The DNA region ACACATCCCGCCACCCAGCCGTCGTGATAGAGCGCTCGGTTGCCGAACATCTCGAAATACTGCGTATTCCGTTTACTAGGAGCATCCTTGCCCGAGAAAGTGTAGGCCATGCTGACGCCCTCGATCGGCTTTTGCGGAACACCGTTCACCTCGCGCGGTTCAGGGATGCCCGCGATTTCGAGAATTGTTGGCGCGATATCGATGGCATGGTGGAATTGGGAACGCAGGCCGCCTTTGTCGCTGATGCGTTTCGGCCAGGACATCACCAGACCGTTTCGCGTTCCGCCGAAGTGTGACGCGACCTGCTTCATCCACTGAAACGGTGACGATCCTGCCCAACACCAACCCACGGGGTAGTGATTCTCGAAATTTGGACCACCGATCTCATCGATGTGCTTGAGCATCTTTGCCGCATCGTCCTCGAGGCCCAACATCGTCCTCATCACATTGAGCGTGCCGGTTAGGGTCCCTTCGGCGCTTGGACCGTTGTCACCAACGACGTAGATAATGAGCGTGTCGTCGCGCAGACCCATCTGCTCAATCGCGTCCACCAGCTTTCCGACCTGTATGTCGATGTGCTCCAGGAAGCCGGCGAAGACCTCCTGCATCCGCGCGTAGAGGCGTTTCTCATCCGCCGAACGGGAGGCCCATGACGGGATAGAATCGGGCCGCGGCGTCAGTTTTGTGCTTTTGGGAATGAGGCCAAGTTTCTTCTGACTCTCAAACGTAATTTCGCGCTGGCGATCCCACCCGTGATCGAACTTTCCCTTGTACTTGTCAGCCCATTGCTTGGGCGGATGGTGCGGAGCGTGCGCGGCGCCTGGTGCGAAGTAGACAAAGAACGGCTTCTCGGGTGCCGTGGCCTTCTGCTGCCCAATCCAGCCAATCGCCCTTTCGGTGATCGCTTCAGAGAAATGCCATTTCGGATTGTCGTGCGGCATTTCGATTGGCGCGGTGTTCTCGAAAAGGGGCGTGTGCCACTGGCTCGACTCTCCGCCTTGGAATCCGTAAAAATAATCAAAGCCCTTACCGCTCGGCCAGCGATCGAAAGTACCACAAGCTCCCAGTTCGTGATCGGGTGTGTTGTGCCACTTGCCGAACGCGGCGGTGCTGTATTCATTGGCTTTAAGTATCTCGGCCACGCATGCCGCTTCTCTAGGCCACGAGCCGTCGTATCCTGGGAAGCCCGTTGCCAGCTCCGTGATACAGCCGGTGTGGACGGAGTGGTGGTTGCGCCCGGAAAGCAAAGCGGCTCGCGTCGGCGAGCAAAGCGCGGTCGTATGAAAACGGTTGTAGCGCAGACCCTCGTCGGCGAGACGTTGCAGCGTGGGCGTGTTTGCGGGGCCGCCGAATGTGCTCGTTTGGCCGAAGCCGACATCGTCCAGAAGCACTAAAAGTACGTTGGGTGCGCCTGCGGGCGCCGCCGGCAACGCAATGATATCGGCTTCGGAGTCGGCGTATGTACTTCCGATGCGGCCATGAAAGCGCGGCTCGGGCAGCGGCAGGATGTCGGACAGAATTGTAGTGTCTCGCGGACCTGCGGGTTTAATGTGCTGGTCGATCTTTTTGCCCTTGTTGTTATTCATGTAAGAGTCCTCGTCACTGTCGTGCCATTGCGATCTGGAACCGTTCCTCGGCACCCAGCATGTGATCCACATCCTTGGCCGCGGCATCGATATCGATCTGGACCCACTTGATCTTGCCGCTG from Terriglobia bacterium includes:
- a CDS encoding arylsulfatase, which translates into the protein MNNNKGKKIDQHIKPAGPRDTTILSDILPLPEPRFHGRIGSTYADSEADIIALPAAPAGAPNVLLVLLDDVGFGQTSTFGGPANTPTLQRLADEGLRYNRFHTTALCSPTRAALLSGRNHHSVHTGCITELATGFPGYDGSWPREAACVAEILKANEYSTAAFGKWHNTPDHELGACGTFDRWPSGKGFDYFYGFQGGESSQWHTPLFENTAPIEMPHDNPKWHFSEAITERAIGWIGQQKATAPEKPFFVYFAPGAAHAPHHPPKQWADKYKGKFDHGWDRQREITFESQKKLGLIPKSTKLTPRPDSIPSWASRSADEKRLYARMQEVFAGFLEHIDIQVGKLVDAIEQMGLRDDTLIIYVVGDNGPSAEGTLTGTLNVMRTMLGLEDDAAKMLKHIDEIGGPNFENHYPVGWCWAGSSPFQWMKQVASHFGGTRNGLVMSWPKRISDKGGLRSQFHHAIDIAPTILEIAGIPEPREVNGVPQKPIEGVSMAYTFSGKDAPSKRNTQYFEMFGNRALYHDGWVAGCV